GCTGTTTATGCAGTTTTATGGGCCAacagatatatatatcaatatatgtccCGTATGTAAAAAAGGTTCTgatcattcttttctttttttctggTTCCTTCTCTCTCAAACACATCCACacagaaaattcttaatctttgattgtatccgattgaatagtttgggtgaaccgccaaattgattcaatctgaaagcgaTCACGTGCCTTCAAAGATTGATTTGTATCTAGTTATCTGTTTGTTATCTCGAATATCCCCAACATGTCATTGACGCCAATTCTCCCTATTACATTCACCCCTATGATCTACCCAAACAAATGCACGTAAACGAAGTTTTAACTGACAGCAACTATAGCGATTGGGCCAAGAAGATGGCTAACTTCTTGTTTGCGAAAAACAAGATGGGTTTTGTGGATGAATCTATTCCCAAACCAGAGAAGACTGCTGACGATTACATGCAGTGGATGCGCTGCAATGCTATGTGATTATTGGATGGTTCACAACGGCGATGGACAAAAGTATTAGGGGAAGTGTAAAATATGCTAATACGTCTTCTGAACTCTGGAAGGATCTGAAAGAAAGATTTGGTAAAGAAAGCGCCCCCTGAGCCTATGAATTGAAACAATTACTTTCCTGTTCTCATCAAGATGGAACTTCTGTTTCGGCTTATTATACTAAACTTTGTAGTCTATGGAACGAGATACAGTCTGTTTTGTCGATCCCACAATGTACATGTGGGAATTGTTCATGCAATATTGGAAAGAGGTTAACTGAGTTTAGAGAAAAGGAACGCTTGTATGAGTTTTTGATGGGGCTTGATGCTGATTTTTCGACAATAAGAACTCATGTTCTTTCCATGAAAACAACTCCCACTCTTGGAGAGGTGTATCGTCTTGCCTCTGAAGAAGAACAACAAAAGGTGATCACAGCAACGAAATGGATAACGGTAGAGCCGGCTGCTTTTAGAACACAAGGATGGCGGGACGAATCCTCCAATTTTCAGCGGTACAATAAGGGAACCAAGGAATTTAAGCGAAATTCGGAAGAAAAAACTGATCCTTGCAGCGAATGCGGGAAGGATGGTCATAAACGAGAAGGATGTTTCAGGATTATAGGATATCCTGAGTGGTGGCCGGGTAAGGGAAAGAATGAGAAGTCAAAACCAAAGGCTGCTCACATAGAAGTCGAACTTGGACTAGCAGGACTCACGGATGCTCAATATGAAGCGCTCATGAAACACTTTAATGTGGATGAGCAAAGGGCAGAAGGTGACTCAGTGCATAAGGAAAACATGGCCGGTAAGATCGATAAATTTAATGATTGGATCATGGATTTGGGTTCAACCGATCACGTAGTTAATAAGCTTGAATCTCTTGAAAGTAATACTCCCATCAGACAAGAAACTCCCATCATGATTCCTAATGGGAATAACTTACCTATCCGTGCTAAGGGAGTATGCACCTTAATTGGtgaaaacaaaatcaatgaAGTTTTATATGTCCCTGATTTTAATTGTAACTTACTTTCTGTTAGCAGATTAGCAAAAGAGTTACAATGTGTAATCAGTTTTTTCCTGGATTTTTTTGTAATGCAGAGCTTACACTCGAAAAAATTGATTGGCACGGGTGAATGCATAAAAGGTCTATATTGGATGGGGATGGTAGCACAAGCAAGGAAGGCTATGGCGGTTAGAGTTGACGCTAAAGTTTGGCATTCAAGGCTAGGTCATGCTTCTCATTCTAAGTTGTCGCATATAGATTTTGTAAGAgatgtttcttttaattttgaagatTATGTATGTGATGTGTTAAGGCTAGGTACACACGAACCCCTTTTCCTAAGAGTTCTATTAAGACTACTGATTGTTTTGAGTTGATTCATTGTGACATTTGGGGCAATGTCAACAAATCATGCCAATTTTTTCTTaactattgttgatgattttagtAGGGCTCTTTGGGTGTTTCTCATTAAGCATAAAAGTGATGCGAGTGactatataataaatttttataacatgGTCACAACTCAATTTTCAAAACCCATTAAAAGAATTAGGAGTGATAATGGAGGAGAGTTTACTTCGAATAGGATGAAGGAGTTTTATGCTAGTAAAGGTATTTTACTTGAAACTAGTTGTCCACATACACCTCAACAAAACGGGGTTGTAGAACGAAAGCATCGACATCTTCTTGAAATTGCTCGGGCTCTTATGTTCCAAGCAACTATTCCAAAGCGATTTTGGGGTGAGTATGTAGAAACGGACACTTATATCATTAACCGTCTCTCGTCCAAGGTTCTTAAAAACCGAACTCCATATGAATTAATTTTTGGAGAAAAACCAAATTATGACCACATGAGAACTTTGGGATGCTTAGCTTATTATAGTAGCATAGAGACGGGAGGCGATAAGTTTGAGTTCAGGGGGAGACCGGGAGTTTTTATGGGCTACCCACATGGTACTAAAggttataaaatatttgatattgAGCATGGAAAAATGGCAATTTCCCGTGATGTTAAGTTTGTTGAAACCAATTTTCCATTTGTAAATCTTAAGTGTAGGAATGAAATAAAGGAAACATTTGATGTATCAAACTGGCATGAGGATGAATTTGTTGAAAGgaatgaaaacaaaaatgtaTTAAATGTACCAATAGAACAGAATTTTCCTTATGAACCTACTGATGTTGTCAATGACATACAACCATTAAATAATGAGGTGATTGAACAAGTTCATGATGAACCTCCAGCGCAAGGATTACAAGGACCAGATTTCCTTCGTCTAGACTGCAAGATTTTGAAGTAACGGTACCACCATCCATTGACCATGCAACGCCCGTGCGCGATCAAACTTTTTCTAGGTACACCCTCTTACAAATTATGTTTCTTatgaaaaattttcagattcTCACAAAGTTTTTTTAGCGGCCATTACTTCGGGTAATGAGCCCAAATCTTTCAAGGAAGCCATGCAGGATAGCAATTGGCGAGATGCTATGCAAAGAGAGATTAAAGCTCTTGAAGATAATGAAACGTGGACATTGGAAACATTGCCAGAAAGAAAACATGCCATAGATTCAAAATgggtttataaaattaaatataaacctAATGGAGATATCAAAAGATACAAGGCTCGTCTCGTTGCAAGAGGTTTTACACAAATTGAAGGAGTTGACTACCATGACACTTTTGCCCCGGTAGCCAAATTAGTGACTGTTCGAACTCTTATAACTGTGGCGGTCAAAAGAAATTGGTTGTTGCATAAACTAGATGTTAATAATGTGTTTCTTCATGGAGATTTACAAGACGAAATATACATGAAGGTTCCGCAAGGTTTTTCAAATAAGGAAGAAACTAGagtttgttggctaaagaagtcgTTGCATGGATTGAAACAAGCTTCTCGTACTTGGTATCAAAAATTCACGGTATCTTTGTTGAAGGTtggttttaaacaattaaatgcAGACCATTCTCTTTTCACTTACAATGACGAAGGTAAGTTTGTTGCAATTCTAATATATGTGGATGATGTTATAATTACTAGGGATCATGTCGAAATGATTGAAAGAACCAAGACACACCTAAATACTAGTTTTAGCATAAAGGAGCTTGGGACTTTGAAGTATTTCTTGGGTATAGAAGTTGCTTATACTGGAGATGGAGTTGTTCTCAATCAACACAAATATTCCATGGACATTTTATCTGATTGTGGACAGCTTGGATGTCGTCCTAGTGATTTTCCTATGGAAAAAAACTTCAAACTTGATCAATGTAGTGAGAGCCATAAGGTTGATGCCTCCCTTTATCGACGTCTAATTGGAAGATTGCTTTATCTTCAAGTCACAAGACCTGACATTGCCTATGTGGTAAACATTCTTAGTCAGTTCGTTGCTGATCCTAGAGACGATCATATGAATGCTGCCATTCGTGTGCTTAGGTATGTTAAGTCCACACTCGGTCAAGGGGTGTCTATACCAAAAACTGGGGGTTTTGATGTGGTTGCTTTTTGTGATGCTGATTGGTTGGGATGTCCTTACACTAGACGGTCTAGGACGggttatttgttgttgttgggggGTGCTCCAATGTCTTGGAAAACAAAGAAACAGTCGGTGGTGTCACGTTCATCGGCAGAGACAGAATTTCGAGCCATGGCAACCACGGTTAGTGAGATTCTTTGGATGCGGTGGCTGCTCAAAGATTTCGCAGTCAACTTAGATCAAGCTACACCTCTTTATTGTGATAATGAAGCTGCATGACACATTCCAAATAATCCAGTTTTCCACGAAAGAACGAAACATGTTGAGATGGATTGTTTTTTTGTTCGGGAAAGAGTTGAGTCTTAAGAGATCTTGCCGATACATGTCTCAAGCAAACAACAAGTTGCAgacatttttactaaacctcTGGAAACACAAGCTCTACGTGATTTGCTTAGCAAGCTGGGTGTTTGGAATCTTCACACTCTAGCTTGAGGGAGAGTAAAAGTCGATATTATGTTTCCTAGTTTATATTATTCTATTTCCTAGTTTATGTGATGTATCTTTGGGGTTAAGTTAGCTTTGTCCCCAAGCAACTTTTCGGCTATATATAGCCTTATTATGAATGAGAATAATATACGGAAACATTAAGAAACCATAACCATTGTTTTCATCATGTTATTGTGTAGAGGTGACATAACTCAGTGAAAGGAGTACATTTTAATCCACAATGCACGCACGAGAAATTTCGTCGGCTTCTTTGCAATCTTTTCGCTGAGTGTTGAAAGCAATAGTTACTACGTGTTAGTTACCGAGGAACATTGAAGATAGTAGATAACATTAAAGGAGAATATCGAGGTAGCTTCTGGATTTGAATTGGATGATAAGTCATCGGTTCAAGTTGTTGGACCATCTAGATATCCATGTGTACACATAGAACCTCTTATAATCCATACATCCTTAAACTGGATGGCTGAAAACTTCACGGTTTGGATGGATTTTATCATATTCAGGGTCAAGGGTGACAAATATCACTGGAACTGACAGGGGTATTGCCGAGAAAAGAGCAACCTTTTGAAAGAAGACAAAGCGTAAGAGAGTGAGAAAATTCCGATTTGTATATTATCCGGACTGTCAAACTTGAGAAACGAAGTGGCAAAAAGGTTCGAGTAGGAGGGTAAAATGATTAATCTAATATACAGGGCAGAAACAGCGATCTGATACTCATTTATATGGATGTGGTGTCTGCTTTGGATGCTTCGGCAGTAAAAGCACTATTAACTAGATAAGAGGCATGCCGCttagtccaatcaccactgctgttaaaaaaaaaaactagatttgTTGAATTGAGGCATGATGGTTAACTAACGGGAACCTCATCAATCCTTTTGAAGTTTATGCATAAAGATGGTGCACATACGGTTGCTGGATAAATGTTTTTAGACTACTCAGATCAGTGAACCAATTCATCCCaatctttaattaaaaactaatatcTCTGTTCCACCTATACAACCCAATCTAACTAAAACTTTTATGCATATTCATAACCCAAcctaaactaattttttattatattaaattattaatatgttttattaggTGAGCATGTGCCATGTGAATCTAATGAGAGGTGAGCATGTGCCATGTGAATCTAATGAGAGATGGGCATGTGGCAAGTGTGCAGGCACAATCTTAGACAATCTCAGATTGTTGTGTAAACTAGTTCATCTATGTGGGTGGTCTTAGATCGATAATCGTCACTAGGGGGATCTGGTTGGTGGCTAGGTGAGGGTCAGTTCCAACTTGTGTAAAGTTTTTTGGCTTAACAAATGCACAATATAATTTGATAATGGATATATAGATTGTCACTGCATGACATGAAAGGAAATATATGTTGTTTGATGTAGCAATAACTTATACAGTAATACTTTACGGAAAGACTTTAGGATGCTGtgtatttttcttctttttctccttGTATACTTTTAATGAATCTGTAACACATCAGATGCGTCACAAAACTTGCAGAACACAAATTTGATTTTACAAGTCACAAAACAACCAGTACGGTCTCAAATATAATAGAGATCAACATAATTCCAGAGATGATAGATGCACTATTTGATCTGTCACTTCTCTTTTGATATTACTGCATTAATTAATACACAAAACTATTGCACATCTTCAACTCCAAACATGGACAAAAGAGTCTTGAGTATTTCGGTACATAGAATGGGTAGGTCGAAAAGTGTCATTACTAGATCTGTTCTTTTTGTTGAACTTTCACTCCTTCACACCCTGATCCCTGAATCTGaactttaaaaatctttattgACAGCACTAGGGTTTGgaaaatctaaaaaaagttATAGATAGTGTATGTAGACAGCCTTTTCTCCCACATTTGCCTTGTGTCACATTGACACAATACACCTAGACATTCAAAAGAAGCCTAAGAATCAGGGCATTGATCAGGAACCATGTGAACATATAGTTTAACCACCGGCTTAGAGTCTACATAAATAGAAGGATCCAATATTGCCGCTAAGTCTTCAACATAAGTGATCATAATGTTCTCACCATTTCTATACACATATTTGAGTCTAAAGCTTCCAAGCTTCAGCTGGAACCTTGTTGCAACCATCTCGTTTAACTTGAGCAATCCATCTAATGTGTTGAATGGAAACTTTATAGTATTCTTATCATATGTTACTTTTATTATCATGTTTGTAGGTTCGGCCTCATTAGGCATAGTTGTTTGTATACCATTTTTGGTAAGTGTAGCCTGATCATTACCTAATGGTTCATTGGAAGCCTCAAAAACTGGGGTAATTGCTCCTTCAGACTTATGGACAGCTACATCTGTTTCATCAATCTTCGTAAGGGGGTCACTCATGTCAAGCCCGTTCCTATATGGCCACCTTGCTATACCAAGATTCCTGCAAATGCGCTTTAATGTAGACCTGCTTACTACATAGATACAACATACGAAGTAAATAtgagaatgaaaaacaaaatacataaatatgaaCACCACCTACAAACTACAAAATCACCTTTAAGGTCGGCTGCGGCTTGatccatcgtcttcccaaagtGTTTCTTGATTTCCTTAGAAGTAAACAAACTCTCAGATCTCTTCCTTTTTCTCGTTGATCCCTTGGAAAGATGACTTTGTATTCTTTGTGTGTTCCCAGCATTATTGTCAAAGTTGTCGATCCCTTTCTCCCTACTAGGAACAGCACTCGCACCAGAGTTAGATGGCTTATTTTCCACGTTGTCATCCTTCGCCATAACTTCCGTATCTGGTTGTACCTTCCCTTTTCCAGTCAATAAGGTTATACGAGAAGGTGGAGACTCGTGGTTCCAATCTAAAGGAACTCCTCCGATGACTTGGAGAGGAAACTTGACATTTACTTCCATCCAAAAAGGACTTTTAAACTGTTGCTTTACTAATTTCATCAATCTTTTTATACCTGATGCGTTTGCACTGATAGTTGGTAAATAGAACTCTATGACATATTCAGCATTCAGTTCAAGACTCTTTAGATAGATAGCTATACAGCTGGCCAACCCACTTATACGGGCAGAGGGAACTAAAGGGTAGTCCTCTTCATCGAGTTCTGTTACATTTCTACAAAAACATGTACCACAAGACGATAATGATCTCCCTGCAACTCCTTGAGATTTTTGCAGGTGTCTCTCCCTGCAAGCTTCACGGAATCCCCACTTGCTCAAGTCGCGAACATAGAACGGCAGTTCAGCTGATGACATGCAGACTTTCCCTATACAACATTTATTAAAGCTACTGCAGCTCTGCTCCAGAATTCCAGATCTAGCCACAGAACTACTATATCCAGATAGAGCCCAAGTTTGTGCTAAAGGTAAACATTCAGAGTCACAAACAGTCTTCAAAGCACCAAAGATTCTATCAAGTTCACGTTGTCTTCTTTCATCTGCAACCTGAACATATAAAGATAGACCGACCGTAAGTATATACCTCAAGATCTATTTAACAACCCACTCACAAAAGCACACTCATACAAACAAGAGGTGGCAATATGCACGGTGTATGGTTTTGGAAAACTTGGTAGAAAGTCAAATCGGGTCATCCTTTGAAACATGGCGAACGGGCAATGCCAGGTTCACCTGTAGACATTTTAGTGGAAATGTGACCTTCAATCTTCATCAGTACATCGATGGACCAACTCATCTTAAATCCAAAATAAATGGACCTACTTTTTTAATGTGATCATTTAAGCCACAATCTGGTAAATGCAGAGTAGCAGAAACTTGATTTACTTCCAATTAAAAGCAACCAAACCCGAGGCCCTCTTTGACATTATCGTTTAAATGTCTTACAATTGGATAAAGATTATAAGTAGAATATGTAGAGTTAGGTGATCGGATTGGATGGTCAATTCCCTTTTGTTCCTTCTAATTAACTTCAAACGAATCTTGATAgtttttccctttttcttttttaaatggCCAGCAAATGCTAAAGTCCAGAACTCCATCCGGGGTGACCCAATGACAAAAGGTCACTACATAGCTGGCTCAACCCAACCATAAAGAGTTCATGCCAGTTGCACGATATCCAGAAAACCTGACAATAGCCAAGCTGCGGCTTAAAACTCCGGCCTCGTAGGCAAAACCTAGAAGCGTCACCACGCAGACCATGGATCATGGGCATCTTGACAGTAGTTATGATATAAAGCATGatgttcaaaagaaaaaacctCTACACTTTTTGGTCAATTTTTCAGAAGAAATATATAAGTAATTAATGTATTTAAGAGTGACTACAAAAGTTGGACCTAACTCAGATTTGAGTTTAAATCACAAGTACAGAAATATGTacaaaaaactacaaatttGATGGTCCAGAGTTTTCTAATCACATGTGATTAGAATCAAACTAGATCCTAGATCAtccataattattttttctaatcaaTGGGCTCTTATTGGTTTCATGAGTCATCTTTTTTAGTGGTTTCAGCCTTTCAGGTATAATCTAATTTCCGAATTAATACAATTTTGGAGGTTCTATACCTTAGAAACACGCTTCAGCATTTGACCCGTTCCCCTTTAACTTGGATATCTATTTGACCCGTTTTTGAGAATACATGAAACCTTTTCATAATTAACGAGTAGAAATAGCCACCTGGAATACATAAAACACTGGAGATTGAGATTCAGTTACTTGTAACACAACTCACATAAAAGCTTGGATCCTCAAACGCAATTGGAGACTTCAGATTCTGTTTCTGCCAAGTTGGAAAAAACTAATTAGTAAATCAACCAATAGTATGTATCACATTAAAAGGTTCACTTGTAGATTCTAAACACTAATATTGCAAACacaagatatacatatatatatattgaaaagttattttgagaactcttttttttgcaagaacctttgagaactttcaaatcaagcccaaccgataattattctttacatgaaaattgttttttattgttttctgaaaaacttatgtgtaattttgaagtttataattgtgtggaggcatggattatcatccgttatacaattatgtggagatttggaatcttgatcgtgcacatgtgatcaagattccaaatctccacataattgtataacggatgataatccatgcctccacacaattataaacttcaaaattacacataagtttttcagaaaacaataaaaaacaattttcatgtaaagaacaatcactggttgggcttgatttgaaaagttctcaaaggtttttacaaaaaaaagttctcaaaataactttaccctatatatatatatatatatgtattattgctAGTGCATCAACCTTTAGGGCTCTTGAGATTTCTTGAACCTCAAAAGCATAATCAACATAACTTGATGATGTTATGATTTCAAGAACCCCTACGCATGAATCACCGCTAGATTGAAATACTGGTAAATCAATATATCCATAGATATCGTAGCAACTATTCCCATCATTTATATCCAAACTCCATTCTGGCAATTTTTGGCTATAAACACGACCTGGTGGACCTAATTCTTCTTTGAACTCCCCATCCACAATGATTGCACGCAGTTCAGACTTGCGCCTGTGCAAATAAAGCCCTTCATCAGCCATACCAACACCGAAAGGTTGGTCCCAAGTCGTTAGCAACCACCGGTTCCGGACAGAAACAGGTGACCAAAACTGAACTAGCACGTGTCGCTCACGGAATCTTAAGACCTTGAGTGCAGATGTAATCTTTTCTCTTATCAGGTGCGGGTCTATGATACTTTGATCGAACATCATATTGGAGAaacctatatattattaaaacaagGTTTAGAACTAGGTTATCTATTGATATTACATCAATGAGAGATAAAGAAGAgctcatttgtttatatattaacatttgCTTCTTACCTTTATCGATGTAGGAAATGGAATTACACCTAACATTACACTAACAcaccaattttaaaaaaaattaaaacaaaaagttgaaaacaaaacaTTGAAAAAACTCGGAATTATCCTTAAACTAATCATTCTAATTACAAGATCATGCCACGTGGCAAAATTAAGGGATGAGATTAGGAAACAAAGTTAATGAAATCACATGTCATGTTTTGGTGATTTCTGGAGAATCTTTaggaaaaaattattttctctAATTTATTTAAGCATAAAATTTCTCCAGATTTCTTGTATCATTTGATAATTAACTTTTTCCCCTAAAATAAGCAATCAAAAATTAGGGAATTGTATCTAAtgtttgaataaaaaagaattaaattacTAGATTCAGTGTTTTCTTTTTCCTCTTTTATATAAGATCAACCTcgaattatttttatatacaaaaagaaaTGGATGCCTATTTATTTTCCTCGGAGGATAAGTTTAAAAACATCAGGATGCTCTATGAATCTATTCATTTGTTAcgaaaaaatacataaaattaatgaaaataaaagcaatccattaaaaaaatgaaaatacagATCATAGATATATGGATGGAAAAATTCTAAAGTCAAACATGGACTTACTAGAGGGTAGAGGGGATTCTGGTCCATCCACTTGACGGGGTCCAAAAACCCAAAGAGACGGCAAGTAtctattatcatcatcatcaagtgtTGGATCAAAAGCAGCAGCAGGTAGAGTTAAAGGGTCATGAAAACAAGGGTATCTTGTTTTCAAAGTGTTTAATGATAATAACTCTGAATGACTACCTCCAACAGACATGTCTTTCCTTTCTTTTGGGAATTAAAACTTGAATTTAAACCGGTTAAATTATAGACCAAGGAGTAGCAgttcatttttattatatagaCCAAGGAGGCCATGAGAGTTACGTTTTGCTTAATTTCCTAACTTCTTCCTCAATCCTCATAGGAAGACTTAAACAAGTTCCTGGAAACTTCAACGAATGAACAAGGTGCAACGACTTGTATCATTGTGTCATGCTTTGAACCCACTCTCAACTACATGTATCATGACTTTGAACCCACTCTCAAATAATAGTGTCGTGAATTTTGTTTCGATTAATAAACACTTATATAACTCGAATCTTTTAAATATCTTGTCATTCAAATATCGAAAATGTTGGTAACATTTTGTTAAGTTAGTAGATTTTAggcccgtgtcaaatacacgggtttacattattataaagattagatttttatcaaTGTTTAATTATATGCAAGCTAAAATGTCCTATTAATCCAAAAGAAAATTGGCCAAAAAATAATCATGAAATATATTAAGAAAgtaa
The Erigeron canadensis isolate Cc75 chromosome 2, C_canadensis_v1, whole genome shotgun sequence DNA segment above includes these coding regions:
- the LOC122587675 gene encoding protein NLP6-like, yielding MSVGGSHSELLSLNTLKTRYPCFHDPLTLPAAAFDPTLDDDDNRYLPSLWVFGPRQVDGPESPLPSSFSNMMFDQSIIDPHLIREKITSALKVLRFRERHVLVQFWSPVSVRNRWLLTTWDQPFGVGMADEGLYLHRRKSELRAIIVDGEFKEELGPPGRVYSQKLPEWSLDINDGNSCYDIYGYIDLPVFQSSGDSCVGVLEIITSSSYVDYAFEVQEISRALKKQNLKSPIAFEDPSFYVADERRQRELDRIFGALKTVCDSECLPLAQTWALSGYSSSVARSGILEQSCSSFNKCCIGKVCMSSAELPFYVRDLSKWGFREACRERHLQKSQGVAGRSLSSCGTCFCRNVTELDEEDYPLVPSARISGLASCIAIYLKSLELNAEYVIEFYLPTISANASGIKRLMKLVKQQFKSPFWMEVNVKFPLQVIGGVPLDWNHESPPSRITLLTGKGKVQPDTEVMAKDDNVENKPSNSGASAVPSREKGIDNFDNNAGNTQRIQSHLSKGSTRKRKRSESLFTSKEIKKHFGKTMDQAAADLKVSRSTLKRICRNLGIARWPYRNGLDMSDPLTKIDETDVAVHKSEGAITPVFEASNEPLGNDQATLTKNGIQTTMPNEAEPTNMIIKVTYDKNTIKFPFNTLDGLLKLNEMVATRFQLKLGSFRLKYVYRNGENIMITYVEDLAAILDPSIYVDSKPVVKLYVHMVPDQCPDS